A region of Streptomyces sp. WMMC500 DNA encodes the following proteins:
- a CDS encoding phospholipase D-like domain-containing protein codes for MRRIRAWRPAGVAAVLLSLTATLVSGATAADHEPTPERNPAVAQPVAVRPAAAKPVPAQPAAAKPVVNGPVFNDPLGSAAQRGAVFTQLIALIDGTPAGQTIRASVFELEDAAVADALIAAQRRGVAVKLIVDDNTRDKGSAAWISLRDALGTDDTKTSWIVVCDDRFEDPGQDNVQRGCLPTPPPGPAYNHNKFFVFTKVGPFDDGTSYDNVVFQSSSNLNDWYRNESYNDAVTFADATVHDGFATFHEDQRRLRHSANGDNTYYWSTPTGSPYRAFFFPRGDANYGNPATDTIVNTLDEVACAYTGTDGKRHQTDIRVAMFQFLGSRKQVAQKLAQKRAQGCWVDVVYSEGDATVEGILDGAGIQRQYCNFPNGPGIDVRTHTKFWLLDGDYNGSITPRVYTGSHNWTGSGLRSADEAMVRITSADYHAKYLSYFYKIRDTCKARTP; via the coding sequence ATGAGACGCATACGCGCCTGGCGGCCCGCGGGTGTGGCCGCCGTTCTGCTCTCGCTCACCGCGACGCTCGTCTCCGGCGCCACCGCCGCCGACCACGAGCCGACGCCCGAGCGGAACCCCGCCGTCGCGCAGCCGGTCGCCGTGCGCCCCGCGGCCGCGAAGCCGGTCCCCGCGCAGCCCGCCGCCGCGAAGCCCGTCGTCAACGGCCCCGTCTTCAACGACCCGCTCGGCTCCGCCGCCCAGCGCGGCGCGGTCTTCACCCAGCTCATCGCACTCATCGACGGCACCCCCGCCGGCCAGACCATCCGCGCCTCGGTGTTCGAGCTGGAGGACGCGGCCGTCGCCGACGCCCTCATCGCCGCCCAGCGCCGCGGCGTCGCCGTCAAGCTGATCGTCGACGACAACACCCGCGACAAGGGCAGCGCCGCCTGGATCTCGCTGCGCGACGCGCTGGGCACGGACGACACGAAGACGTCGTGGATCGTGGTCTGCGACGACCGGTTCGAGGACCCGGGCCAGGACAACGTGCAACGCGGCTGCCTCCCGACCCCGCCGCCGGGGCCCGCGTACAACCACAACAAGTTCTTCGTCTTCACCAAGGTCGGCCCCTTCGACGACGGGACGAGCTACGACAACGTGGTCTTCCAGTCGTCCTCCAACCTCAACGACTGGTACCGGAACGAGTCGTACAACGACGCCGTGACCTTCGCCGACGCCACCGTCCACGACGGCTTCGCGACGTTCCACGAGGACCAGCGACGCCTGCGCCACTCGGCGAACGGCGACAACACCTACTACTGGTCCACGCCGACCGGCTCCCCCTACCGCGCGTTCTTCTTCCCCCGCGGCGACGCGAACTACGGCAACCCCGCCACCGACACGATCGTCAACACCCTCGACGAGGTGGCGTGCGCCTACACCGGCACGGACGGCAAGCGGCACCAGACCGACATCCGCGTGGCCATGTTCCAGTTCCTCGGCTCCCGCAAGCAGGTGGCCCAGAAGCTGGCGCAGAAGCGCGCGCAGGGCTGCTGGGTCGACGTCGTCTACAGCGAGGGCGACGCGACGGTCGAGGGCATCCTCGACGGCGCGGGCATCCAGCGCCAGTACTGCAACTTCCCCAACGGCCCCGGCATCGACGTGCGCACCCACACGAAGTTCTGGCTGCTGGACGGCGACTACAACGGCAGCATCACGCCGCGGGTGTACACGGGCAGCCACAACTGGACCGGATCCGGGCTTCGTTCCGCGGACGAGGCGATGGTACGGATCACGAGCGCGGACTACCACGCGAAGTACCTGTCGTACTTCTACAAGATCCGCGACACCTGCAAGGCCCGTACGCCCTGA
- a CDS encoding PucR family transcriptional regulator, translating into MPTLASLVRHPTLKLSVLTGADELGVAVRWAQTSELIDPVPYLEGGELILTTALKLDVEDADAARRYMRRLADAGVVGVGFGVGVNFDAVPEALLAAAREARVPLLEVPRTTPFIAISKVVSAAIAADQYRALTRGFEAQRDLTRAALGADGPATVVSRLAAHVRGWAALYDPAGEVLAVSPARAAARAEALRGDVARLRRRQAPASAVVAGVRAADVADAGDSADVDGAGGAGAGGAGAGGGPRNGAPAASGASAVRPPADRPAAETDEDRVELQSLGSGRRCCGVLAVGTGGKLAPAERYAVHAAVSLLTLVTERSSAFSAAEQRLGTAVLRLLLAGQPDHARSVAGPLYGGLLDAPVRLLVAEAAAPVAPVGEGDPEPLPEALAELADALDAAAAGSGEAFLAVPDAGRLVVLAADGGAVAEAAAQHAARVEAAHPGAVGQARGSGAGQGTLPLVAGVSAPAGPAVVTVAYKQAEQALSVARRRGRVLVEHEDVTAGSVVDLLADDAVQAFADGTLRALREHDERGRGDLVASLRAWLSRHGQWDAAAADLGVHRHTLRYRMRRVEEILGRSLDDPDTRMELWLALKA; encoded by the coding sequence ATGCCCACGCTCGCCTCGCTCGTCCGCCATCCGACCCTCAAGCTCTCCGTCCTCACCGGTGCCGACGAGTTGGGCGTGGCCGTGCGCTGGGCGCAGACCAGCGAGTTGATCGACCCCGTGCCGTACCTCGAAGGCGGCGAGCTGATCCTGACCACCGCGCTCAAGCTCGACGTCGAGGACGCCGACGCCGCGCGCCGCTACATGCGGCGCCTCGCGGACGCCGGCGTGGTCGGGGTCGGCTTCGGGGTCGGCGTGAACTTCGACGCCGTACCCGAGGCGCTGCTCGCCGCCGCCCGGGAGGCGCGGGTGCCGCTGCTGGAGGTGCCGCGGACGACGCCGTTCATCGCCATCTCCAAGGTGGTCTCGGCGGCCATCGCCGCCGACCAGTACCGGGCGCTGACCCGCGGCTTCGAGGCGCAGCGGGACCTGACCCGCGCGGCGCTGGGCGCGGACGGCCCGGCGACCGTCGTCAGCCGGCTCGCGGCCCACGTGCGCGGGTGGGCGGCGCTGTACGACCCGGCGGGGGAGGTGCTCGCGGTGTCCCCGGCGCGGGCGGCAGCGCGGGCCGAGGCGCTGAGGGGCGACGTGGCGCGGCTGCGGCGGCGGCAGGCGCCGGCGAGCGCGGTGGTGGCGGGCGTACGGGCGGCGGACGTGGCGGACGCCGGGGACTCGGCGGACGTGGACGGCGCCGGGGGCGCCGGGGCGGGGGGCGCGGGCGCCGGCGGGGGCCCGCGGAACGGGGCGCCGGCCGCGTCGGGTGCTTCCGCCGTCCGTCCTCCCGCGGACCGGCCCGCCGCCGAGACCGACGAGGACCGCGTCGAGCTGCAGTCCCTCGGCTCCGGCCGCCGCTGCTGCGGCGTGCTCGCCGTCGGGACCGGCGGCAAGCTCGCCCCGGCCGAGCGCTACGCCGTCCACGCCGCCGTCTCCCTCCTCACCCTCGTCACCGAACGTTCCAGCGCGTTCTCGGCAGCCGAGCAGCGGCTCGGCACCGCCGTGCTGCGGCTGCTGCTCGCCGGCCAGCCCGACCACGCGCGATCCGTCGCCGGACCGCTGTACGGAGGGCTGCTGGACGCACCCGTGCGCCTCCTCGTCGCCGAGGCAGCCGCGCCGGTGGCGCCGGTGGGGGAGGGCGACCCGGAGCCGCTGCCGGAGGCGCTGGCGGAGCTGGCCGACGCGCTGGACGCCGCCGCGGCCGGATCCGGCGAGGCGTTCCTCGCGGTGCCGGACGCCGGGCGGCTGGTCGTCCTGGCCGCGGACGGCGGCGCGGTCGCCGAGGCGGCGGCGCAGCACGCCGCGCGCGTGGAGGCCGCGCACCCGGGCGCCGTGGGGCAGGCCCGCGGGTCGGGCGCGGGGCAGGGGACGCTGCCGCTGGTCGCCGGGGTGTCGGCGCCGGCCGGTCCCGCGGTGGTGACGGTGGCGTACAAGCAGGCCGAGCAGGCGCTGTCGGTGGCGCGGCGGCGCGGGCGGGTGCTGGTGGAGCACGAGGACGTCACGGCGGGCTCGGTGGTGGACCTGCTGGCGGACGACGCGGTGCAGGCGTTCGCGGACGGCACGCTGCGGGCGCTGCGCGAGCACGACGAGCGGGGCCGCGGCGACCTCGTCGCCTCGCTGCGCGCGTGGCTGTCGCGGCACGGCCAGTGGGACGCGGCGGCGGCCGACCTCGGGGTGCACCGGCACACGCTGCGCTACCGGATGCGGCGGGTCGAGGAGATCCTCGGGCGCTCGCTGGACGACCCGGACACGCGGATGGAGCTGTGGCTGGCCCTCAAGGCGTAG
- the sigJ gene encoding RNA polymerase sigma factor SigJ: MSVPHEDELARAFEDERPRLLRVAYSTTGSLAEAEDCVQESWLRLRRLPDPGAIRDLRGWLTTVVGRQALDALGSARSRRERYVGTWLPEPLVEPAGAEASDPAERVTLDESVSMALLVMLDELSPAQRTAFLLHDVFGLPFDQVAEVVGRTPAAVRQLASRARRHIEQSRPHTPAPRAEQWRLVHAFAAACREGDLEALVRLLDPEVTWRGDGGGLVASLPGVVRGARDVARGLIALGPLPAGTSHVVTVNGAAGLVFYEPEGMVSVASFTVDGGRITAIDVQRNPEKLTSVRFRQTP, encoded by the coding sequence ATGAGCGTGCCGCACGAGGACGAGCTCGCCCGCGCCTTCGAGGACGAGCGCCCCCGCCTCCTGCGGGTCGCGTACTCCACCACCGGCTCCCTCGCCGAGGCCGAGGACTGCGTGCAGGAGTCCTGGCTGCGGCTGCGCCGCCTGCCCGATCCCGGGGCGATACGCGACCTGCGCGGCTGGCTCACCACCGTCGTCGGCCGGCAGGCGCTCGACGCGCTCGGCAGCGCCCGCTCCCGGCGGGAGCGGTACGTGGGCACCTGGCTGCCCGAGCCGCTGGTGGAGCCGGCCGGGGCCGAGGCGTCCGATCCGGCCGAGCGGGTGACGCTCGACGAGTCGGTGAGCATGGCCCTGCTCGTCATGCTCGACGAGCTGTCCCCCGCGCAGCGCACCGCCTTCCTCCTCCACGACGTCTTCGGCCTGCCCTTCGACCAGGTCGCCGAGGTCGTCGGCCGCACCCCGGCCGCCGTGCGCCAACTGGCCTCCCGGGCGCGGCGGCACATCGAGCAGAGCCGCCCGCACACGCCCGCCCCGCGGGCGGAGCAGTGGCGGCTGGTGCACGCGTTCGCCGCCGCCTGCCGGGAGGGGGACCTGGAAGCGCTGGTGCGGCTGCTCGATCCTGAGGTGACGTGGCGCGGCGACGGCGGCGGGCTGGTCGCGTCGCTGCCGGGAGTGGTGCGGGGTGCGCGGGACGTGGCGCGCGGGCTGATCGCGCTGGGGCCGCTGCCCGCCGGCACCTCGCACGTGGTCACCGTCAACGGCGCCGCCGGGCTGGTGTTCTACGAGCCGGAGGGGATGGTGTCGGTGGCGTCGTTCACCGTGGACGGCGGGCGGATCACGGCCATCGACGTGCAGCGCAACCCGGAGAAGCTGACGTCGGTCCGCTTCCGGCAGACGCCGTAG
- the gabT gene encoding 4-aminobutyrate--2-oxoglutarate transaminase: MTSASATAGAALPQERRLVTPIPGPKSQELMARKHGAVAQGVGTVMPVFAARAAGGVVEDVDGNRLIDFGAGIAVTSVGNSAEAVVRRASAQLADFTHTCMMVTPYEGYVEVCEQLAELTPGDHAKKSALFNSGAEAVENAVKVARSYTGRQAVVVFDHGYHGRTNLTMALTAKDMPYKHGFGPFAPEIYRVPVAYPYRWLTGPENCAEEAAAQAIDLIGKQVGASNVAAIVIEPILGEGGFIVPAAGFLPRIAQFAKDNGIVFVADEIQSGFCRTGRWFACEEEGVVPDLVTTAKGIAGGLPLAAVTGRAEIMDAPHVGGLGGTYGGNPVACAAALGAIETMRELDLNAKARRIEEIMKTRLTALKEKHDAIGDVRGRGAMLAIELVKPGTKDPDPQATAALAKACHAEGLLVLTTGTYGNVMRFLPPLVIGEDLLAEGLDILEGALSRTV, encoded by the coding sequence ATGACCAGCGCTTCCGCCACCGCAGGCGCCGCGCTCCCCCAGGAGCGGCGGCTTGTCACCCCGATTCCGGGGCCGAAGTCCCAGGAGCTGATGGCGCGCAAGCACGGCGCCGTGGCGCAGGGCGTGGGCACGGTGATGCCCGTCTTCGCCGCCCGCGCCGCCGGCGGCGTCGTCGAGGACGTCGACGGCAACCGGCTCATCGACTTCGGCGCCGGTATCGCCGTCACGTCCGTCGGCAACAGCGCCGAGGCCGTCGTCCGCCGGGCGTCCGCCCAGCTCGCCGACTTCACGCACACGTGCATGATGGTCACCCCGTACGAGGGCTACGTGGAGGTCTGCGAGCAGCTCGCCGAGCTGACCCCCGGCGACCACGCCAAGAAGTCCGCGCTCTTCAACTCCGGGGCCGAGGCGGTGGAGAACGCGGTCAAGGTCGCCCGTTCGTACACCGGCCGCCAGGCCGTCGTCGTCTTCGACCACGGCTACCACGGGCGGACGAACCTCACGATGGCGCTCACCGCCAAGGACATGCCGTACAAGCACGGCTTCGGCCCCTTCGCGCCGGAGATCTACCGCGTGCCCGTCGCGTACCCCTACCGCTGGCTGACCGGCCCCGAGAACTGCGCCGAGGAGGCCGCGGCCCAGGCCATCGACCTGATCGGCAAGCAGGTCGGGGCCTCGAACGTGGCGGCGATCGTCATCGAGCCGATCCTCGGCGAGGGCGGCTTCATCGTGCCGGCGGCCGGCTTCCTGCCGCGGATCGCCCAGTTCGCGAAGGACAACGGCATCGTCTTCGTCGCGGACGAGATCCAGTCCGGCTTCTGCCGTACGGGCCGCTGGTTCGCGTGCGAGGAGGAGGGCGTCGTCCCCGACCTCGTCACCACCGCCAAGGGCATCGCCGGCGGACTGCCGCTGGCGGCGGTCACCGGCCGGGCGGAGATCATGGACGCCCCGCACGTCGGCGGCCTCGGCGGCACGTACGGCGGCAACCCGGTGGCGTGCGCCGCCGCGCTCGGCGCCATCGAGACGATGCGCGAGCTGGACCTGAACGCGAAGGCCCGGCGCATCGAGGAGATCATGAAGACCCGGCTGACGGCGCTCAAGGAGAAGCACGACGCCATCGGCGACGTGCGCGGGCGCGGTGCGATGCTGGCCATCGAGCTGGTGAAGCCGGGGACGAAGGACCCGGACCCGCAGGCCACGGCGGCGCTGGCCAAGGCCTGCCACGCGGAGGGGCTGCTGGTGCTGACCACCGGGACGTACGGGAACGTGATGCGCTTCCTGCCGCCGCTGGTGATCGGCGAGGATCTGCTGGCGGAGGGGCTGGACATTCTGGAAGGGGCGCTCTCGCGGACCGTGTGA
- a CDS encoding phosphatase PAP2 family protein — protein sequence MRQAVRARRTARRPAAQAAEPARGRKPAPEQGPAPGREPARGHAPRRWAVAAWAVLGCAVLYGLLAWQVAVAGPVRDLDERAGPALARHAPPGAELLADLGGVWVTLPVLAAAMLYAVWRTPVRAGAAPGSAARTASAPARRHTPRTPHRLPYRLLDPLVRRVPAAVRVPLVAGAAAFAVLPAVVLPLKSAQARPGPRGPLADDYAGFFPSGHATTAAVAYGAVVLLLLPLLRSRAARRLLAAAAGAVVAGAGAGLVWREYHWPLDVLAGWCVAGALLAGCRYGAARLTAYAAARVIPHRPDRLPPADRP from the coding sequence GTGAGGCAGGCGGTACGGGCACGGCGTACCGCGCGCCGGCCGGCGGCGCAGGCCGCGGAGCCGGCGCGGGGACGGAAGCCGGCGCCGGAACAGGGACCGGCGCCGGGACGGGAGCCGGCGCGGGGGCATGCGCCGCGGCGGTGGGCCGTCGCGGCGTGGGCCGTCCTCGGCTGCGCCGTGCTGTACGGGCTGCTCGCCTGGCAGGTCGCGGTGGCCGGGCCGGTGCGCGACCTGGACGAGCGCGCCGGCCCCGCGCTGGCGCGGCACGCCCCGCCCGGCGCGGAGCTGCTGGCCGACCTGGGCGGGGTGTGGGTGACGCTGCCGGTGCTGGCGGCGGCGATGCTGTACGCGGTGTGGCGTACGCCGGTACGCGCCGGGGCGGCGCCCGGCAGCGCGGCACGTACCGCGTCCGCCCCCGCGCGCCGTCACACCCCCCGCACCCCGCACCGCCTCCCGTACCGCCTGCTGGACCCCCTCGTGCGCCGCGTCCCCGCCGCCGTCCGGGTCCCGCTGGTCGCCGGCGCCGCCGCGTTCGCCGTGCTGCCCGCCGTCGTCCTGCCGCTGAAGTCCGCGCAGGCCCGGCCCGGTCCCCGAGGGCCACTCGCCGACGACTACGCCGGTTTCTTCCCCTCCGGCCACGCCACCACCGCCGCCGTCGCCTACGGCGCCGTCGTGCTGCTCCTGCTCCCGCTGCTCCGCTCCCGCGCCGCCCGGCGGCTGCTGGCCGCCGCGGCGGGAGCGGTGGTAGCGGGAGCGGGTGCGGGTCTGGTGTGGCGGGAGTACCACTGGCCGCTGGACGTGCTGGCCGGGTGGTGTGTGGCGGGGGCGCTGCTCGCCGGCTGCCGGTACGGGGCCGCCCGGCTCACGGCGTACGCCGCGGCCCGCGTCATTCCGCACCGGCCGGACCGCCTCCCCCCGGCGGACCGCCCCTAG
- a CDS encoding DUF4190 domain-containing protein, with the protein MDRDRRDDAAGRGALRVEEGREPEHPAEGPAGSRSTAEADGDAPAGDGAAAAGDAEAAGSRVSGTADPAAGGQAGPAAAPGVARVPAPDGGPPVPLAPGWQRPVPGPDPGPYGPKPYLPGPYVWVPPAGPRNGSGIAAVILGVIGAVLAFTLLLSPLAVILGGLALGFGIVTLRRVRRGEARNRGSGLAGIWLGGVAAVVGIGMSILLVVLAIDFFAPVPPETDSAVEAGRTIAYEDGLEVTLDAARVRGDFLEVRVRVENGTGGMATLANSEVSAYPIGSDDGDLEQESGHGLPLTLAEDHVAVAVYRFVLDGGPGDVEFEVSPGGPYEYAYWWTDLGGPADERPA; encoded by the coding sequence ATGGACAGGGACCGGCGGGACGACGCGGCGGGGCGGGGCGCGCTCCGCGTGGAGGAGGGCCGGGAGCCGGAGCACCCCGCCGAGGGACCCGCCGGGTCACGGTCCACCGCGGAGGCGGACGGAGACGCGCCCGCCGGTGACGGCGCGGCCGCGGCCGGGGACGCTGAGGCGGCTGGCAGCCGGGTCTCCGGCACCGCGGACCCCGCGGCGGGCGGGCAGGCCGGCCCCGCGGCGGCCCCCGGCGTCGCACGGGTGCCCGCGCCCGACGGCGGTCCGCCCGTGCCCCTCGCGCCCGGCTGGCAGCGGCCGGTGCCCGGGCCCGACCCCGGCCCGTACGGCCCGAAGCCCTACCTCCCCGGCCCCTACGTCTGGGTGCCGCCCGCGGGGCCGCGCAACGGCTCCGGGATCGCGGCGGTGATCCTCGGCGTCATCGGCGCCGTGCTCGCGTTCACGCTCCTGCTCAGCCCTCTCGCCGTCATCCTCGGCGGCCTCGCCCTCGGCTTCGGCATCGTGACCCTCCGCCGCGTGCGGCGCGGCGAGGCGCGCAACAGGGGCTCCGGCCTGGCGGGGATCTGGCTCGGCGGCGTCGCGGCCGTCGTCGGCATCGGCATGAGCATCCTGCTCGTCGTCCTCGCGATCGACTTCTTCGCCCCCGTCCCGCCCGAGACGGACAGCGCCGTCGAGGCGGGCAGGACCATCGCGTACGAGGACGGCCTCGAGGTGACCCTCGACGCGGCGCGCGTCCGGGGCGACTTCCTGGAGGTACGGGTCCGGGTCGAGAACGGCACCGGCGGCATGGCGACCCTGGCGAACAGCGAGGTCAGCGCGTACCCCATTGGCTCCGACGACGGGGACCTGGAACAGGAGAGCGGTCACGGGCTGCCCCTGACCCTCGCCGAGGACCACGTCGCGGTGGCCGTGTACCGCTTCGTGCTGGACGGCGGGCCGGGGGACGTCGAGTTCGAGGTCTCGCCGGGCGGCCCGTACGAGTACGCGTACTGGTGGACGGACCTCGGCGGTCCCGCCGACGAGCGCCCCGCCTGA